The bacterium sequence AGAACGTCCACTGACCGCGGCCGGCCGGGACGAAACTGATCTCCGCGCTCTTGCCCGGCTCAACCAGCACGTACTTGACGCCGTCCTTCGTCACACCCTGTTTCGCCTGGCCGGTGACAGTGTAGTCCACCATCGAGAGGTACTGGGACGCAAATGTGTGCGCGTAGTCCGGCTTCGGATCGACGTTGGTCAGCTGCACGACCACACGCCGCCCCGCGTTGAAGGTCAGAACGTTCGGCGTGAACTTGAAGGAATCCATGGACACCTTGACGACCTGGACCGGCTGGGCCGGCGCCGCGGCGCCAAGTCCGAGCAGCAGCGCGAATGCGAGAACTCCCGCGATTGTTGCGCGTCCCATTGTCTCCTCCCGACGGCTTGAATCTTCGCCGCTTCACCCGCACGCGACCAGTGTAGTGAACGCCACGGCACTACGATACGTATCTTACGTAAACAGGCGGTCACGTTGTACCAGGATACCCGACCTCGAACATACGATCCATATGCACATTCCCAGACATAACTCCCGTATTTCGATGTTTAAGGCCGAAGAGCCGGGGGAATGCACTGAAATTAGGGGCTCATTGGGTATT is a genomic window containing:
- a CDS encoding cupredoxin domain-containing protein, with translation MGRATIAGVLAFALLLGLGAAAPAQPVQVVKVSMDSFKFTPNVLTFNAGRRVVVQLTNVDPKPDYAHTFASQYLSMVDYTVTGQAKQGVTKDGVKYVLVEPGKSAEISFVPAGRGQWTFYCSSYNHASKGQTGAFVVWPPGYAPNR